The proteins below are encoded in one region of Segatella copri:
- a CDS encoding PQQ-like beta-propeller repeat protein: MKTRNIKLVTFGLAAMLLASCSDSNDTPNPTPNPAETGIIGKEVTSITDAQQLAARVYNFKRPSATRAAGVTYANLIHAYTMEAEPTGLDFAKMEKMSNHKPWDFPANTDMYIAPGETIAFNQNYHLNGNTIYVAGTYEYNATWTEGNYTIVVLKGGTLKWTGGNLFPHQNGGKILCYGNFECNADLEVHNRGIFKIAGDLNLKGHTFRVNNASVYIGGKLICNEFKNQANAYTNIQGGIEGIEDKPVELDGVVNIDGKCKMKDLYLMGNGQLYCCSLELTGEFKSMGGDGASSALHTSYLKAKNLLLASSNNIYLVNNSSIEVEGTLECKKNASAMIFLQGDNSKAYIKANVIKYNGSGSPASLNDCYMFNAMDNGGEYYIDADHFDNSDSGNLAFSDVQFLGSGKAHNFRNNSAPVTLEKAECGYTLKPDVPTPPHIDELSEILYDHTHTDITATCIQPYNGKLYMSYHTRGKGHGGCIEVFETDNQKQTKLMQFLQDTDKSLDFNHLMVDGKSSTPNLYVVGNYGYTNKDTGKQSDAGAMMARIDLKSNGLLNTEEKNIGDAAINPLIIVPLENNQSNDEDENAIVRDGDKLLVTSTRGYEVYDPNTLELLSSKKTPGKAKHIALNNGEIATLYYNERVSSTETPVAGTLEIFNAGANITTAKPEKSIAISEIAPNNGKNTIAIDGDNVYVCRSANGLTCYDKNTGAEKWTWQAPLTASTSKPQGYANGVTFDDKYVYLACGGYGLVVLDKNKMVDGKPAVYAKTRVTGITNEQGRIVWNSANYVTLYNGLIYVAYGKNRLKVYQLVDGGTSGSNTDYGTK, encoded by the coding sequence ATGAAAACAAGAAATATCAAATTGGTAACATTCGGTTTAGCTGCAATGCTCCTGGCATCTTGTAGCGACTCTAATGATACCCCTAATCCAACTCCGAATCCTGCTGAAACAGGAATCATAGGAAAGGAAGTAACCTCTATTACAGATGCTCAGCAGTTGGCTGCACGTGTCTATAACTTCAAAAGACCAAGCGCAACAAGAGCGGCAGGAGTAACATATGCCAATTTAATCCATGCATATACCATGGAGGCAGAACCAACAGGATTGGACTTTGCCAAAATGGAAAAGATGTCCAACCACAAGCCATGGGATTTTCCTGCAAACACAGATATGTATATTGCTCCAGGCGAAACCATCGCTTTCAATCAAAACTACCATCTTAATGGAAATACAATATACGTAGCAGGAACTTATGAATACAACGCAACTTGGACAGAGGGAAACTACACCATCGTAGTATTAAAAGGTGGAACACTAAAATGGACAGGTGGAAACCTTTTTCCTCATCAGAACGGCGGAAAAATCCTCTGCTACGGAAACTTCGAATGCAATGCAGACCTGGAAGTTCACAACAGAGGTATCTTCAAGATTGCAGGCGATTTAAACTTAAAAGGACATACATTCAGAGTGAACAATGCCAGTGTTTATATCGGAGGCAAACTTATTTGCAACGAATTCAAGAACCAGGCTAACGCTTATACAAATATACAAGGCGGCATCGAGGGAATCGAAGACAAGCCCGTCGAACTTGATGGTGTCGTAAACATTGATGGTAAATGCAAGATGAAAGACCTGTACCTGATGGGAAATGGTCAACTCTATTGCTGTTCCCTGGAACTGACAGGCGAATTCAAGTCTATGGGCGGTGATGGCGCAAGCAGTGCATTACATACCAGCTACCTGAAGGCAAAGAATCTTTTGCTTGCTTCCAGCAACAACATCTATCTGGTGAACAACAGCAGCATAGAAGTAGAAGGAACCCTTGAGTGCAAAAAGAATGCAAGTGCCATGATTTTCCTACAGGGTGACAACTCTAAAGCTTATATCAAGGCAAATGTCATCAAATATAATGGTAGCGGAAGCCCTGCCTCACTGAACGACTGCTATATGTTCAACGCTATGGATAACGGTGGCGAATACTACATAGATGCAGATCATTTCGACAACAGTGATTCTGGTAACCTCGCATTCAGCGACGTCCAGTTCCTGGGATCTGGTAAAGCCCACAACTTCAGAAACAACAGTGCACCTGTTACCCTGGAAAAGGCAGAATGTGGCTACACGCTGAAACCAGACGTTCCTACTCCACCACATATTGATGAGTTGAGTGAAATCCTCTACGACCATACCCATACAGACATCACAGCTACCTGTATCCAGCCATACAACGGAAAGCTCTATATGTCATACCACACTCGTGGAAAGGGACATGGCGGATGTATCGAGGTATTCGAGACAGACAACCAGAAGCAGACAAAACTCATGCAGTTCTTGCAGGATACTGATAAATCGCTGGATTTCAACCATCTGATGGTAGATGGCAAATCATCTACTCCAAACCTGTATGTTGTAGGCAACTACGGATATACAAACAAGGATACTGGCAAGCAGAGTGATGCAGGAGCCATGATGGCAAGAATCGACCTCAAGAGCAACGGACTGCTGAATACTGAGGAAAAGAATATCGGTGATGCAGCTATCAATCCGCTGATTATCGTTCCTCTGGAGAACAACCAGAGCAACGATGAGGATGAGAATGCAATCGTTCGCGACGGTGACAAACTGCTCGTAACAAGTACCAGAGGTTATGAGGTTTACGACCCTAACACCCTGGAACTGCTGAGCAGCAAGAAGACTCCGGGTAAGGCGAAGCACATCGCACTGAACAATGGCGAGATTGCTACCTTATATTATAATGAACGAGTATCAAGCACAGAAACTCCTGTAGCTGGAACACTGGAGATTTTCAACGCTGGTGCAAACATTACAACTGCAAAACCAGAGAAATCAATCGCCATTTCAGAGATTGCACCAAACAATGGTAAGAACACCATAGCCATCGACGGAGACAACGTCTATGTATGCCGAAGTGCAAACGGTCTTACCTGTTACGACAAAAATACCGGTGCAGAGAAGTGGACATGGCAAGCTCCGCTTACAGCATCCACATCCAAGCCTCAGGGCTATGCCAACGGTGTGACATTCGACGACAAGTATGTATATCTGGCTTGCGGTGGTTACGGTCTCGTAGTTCTCGACAAGAACAAGATGGTGGATGGCAAACCTGCAGTTTACGCCAAGACCCGAGTTACTGGTATTACCAACGAACAGGGAAGAATAGTTTGGAACTCTGCCAACTACGTAACACTCTATAATGGTCTGATTTACGTAGCTTACGGTAAGAACCGACTCAAGGTTTACCAATTGGTTGATGGTGGCACATCTGGATCAAATACAGACTATGGCACCAAATAG
- a CDS encoding multidrug transporter — protein sequence MNEFQYNGTPQEQAMADLLKTQGHRLARQQIIFALIFLLVIVLAAYYIVTRMIWATFDGYITLDENHISAVDDIYILKVNKEMGEVVHKGDTLYSYVLLGNIVNQYDPNILPSAVKETHDMEVQAKLAQQEIPVLRTRLAELRKQKASESSDIYYGLTDNTKRNALDAEIAEVEEELRKQANKVEIYAQAKNTTYNFMSRRGAGRANASMPYSNTSIYNPGLIHYCCAPADAYISKINVSDKTLVFKSDEVMVIQHTDYADCHLGVIAYVPNDMVKYMESPDDADIIINKDLELQAKLQMVGLRVEEIPKHLQSNFSHDANAVVAVFTLNPNQRVPAWVMSNRLPVRIRVNKIGAMLDPKPLPMYTVPVGKNENVKRSNMISSDTNNHQEQKK from the coding sequence ATGAATGAATTCCAATATAATGGCACGCCACAAGAACAGGCGATGGCAGACTTGCTGAAGACGCAGGGTCACCGCCTTGCCAGACAGCAGATCATCTTTGCCCTGATCTTCCTGCTGGTTATCGTGCTTGCCGCCTACTATATTGTCACTCGTATGATATGGGCAACCTTCGACGGTTATATAACCCTCGATGAAAACCATATCAGTGCCGTTGACGACATCTATATCCTTAAGGTGAACAAAGAAATGGGTGAAGTGGTGCATAAGGGAGATACGCTCTACTCTTATGTACTGCTAGGTAACATTGTGAACCAATACGACCCGAACATTCTGCCTTCTGCCGTAAAGGAGACTCACGACATGGAGGTACAGGCTAAACTCGCCCAGCAGGAGATTCCGGTGCTGCGTACCCGACTTGCCGAACTGAGAAAACAGAAAGCATCTGAAAGTTCGGATATCTACTACGGTCTTACAGACAACACCAAGCGAAATGCACTGGATGCTGAGATTGCCGAGGTAGAAGAGGAATTGAGAAAGCAGGCTAACAAGGTGGAAATCTACGCACAGGCTAAGAACACCACCTATAACTTCATGAGCCGCAGAGGAGCCGGCAGAGCAAATGCTTCCATGCCATACTCCAACACCAGCATCTACAACCCGGGACTGATACACTACTGCTGTGCACCAGCCGATGCTTACATCTCAAAAATCAATGTGAGCGACAAGACACTGGTGTTCAAAAGCGATGAGGTGATGGTTATCCAGCATACCGACTATGCAGACTGCCATCTGGGCGTAATCGCATACGTACCCAACGACATGGTGAAGTATATGGAAAGCCCTGACGATGCAGACATCATCATCAACAAAGATCTGGAACTGCAGGCTAAGTTGCAGATGGTAGGTCTGAGAGTAGAGGAAATACCAAAGCATCTGCAGAGTAACTTCTCGCATGATGCCAACGCAGTGGTTGCCGTCTTCACCCTGAACCCGAACCAGAGAGTTCCGGCATGGGTAATGAGCAACAGACTGCCGGTAAGAATAAGAGTGAATAAGATTGGTGCCATGCTCGATCCGAAGCCACTACCGATGTACACCGTCCCAGTGGGCAAGAACGAAAACGTGAAGCGAAGCAACATGATTTCGAGCGACACCAATAATCATCAAGAACAAAAGAAATAA
- a CDS encoding zeta toxin family protein: MANNTHKPVLIIIAGPNGSGKTTITSRILQHEWLEDSLYINPDNVAQNIFGDWNNQDAVLKAAQYCQAQREECLQNKRSMIFETVMSTEEKIDFIHRAKEQGFFIRLFFVSTSSPIINASRIAARVLKGGHDVPIKKIISRYFKSIGNCKLAASLADRTYVYDNSIDGVEAQLLFRMTEGKIFKEYVKEIPEWAIGIANKEE, encoded by the coding sequence ATGGCAAATAATACACATAAACCCGTTTTAATAATTATTGCCGGTCCTAATGGTTCAGGGAAGACAACAATCACCTCCCGCATTCTTCAACACGAATGGCTAGAAGACTCGCTCTACATTAACCCCGACAATGTAGCCCAAAATATTTTTGGCGATTGGAACAATCAAGATGCAGTTTTAAAAGCAGCTCAATATTGCCAAGCACAAAGAGAAGAATGCCTTCAAAACAAGCGCAGCATGATTTTCGAGACCGTTATGTCAACAGAAGAAAAAATCGATTTCATCCACCGAGCTAAGGAGCAAGGATTCTTCATCCGGCTTTTTTTCGTAAGCACCTCTTCACCAATAATTAATGCATCTCGTATTGCTGCAAGAGTATTAAAAGGTGGACACGATGTACCCATCAAAAAAATTATAAGTCGATATTTCAAATCAATAGGTAACTGCAAGCTAGCCGCTTCTTTAGCCGACCGTACATACGTATATGATAACTCAATTGACGGTGTAGAAGCTCAACTTCTTTTCAGAATGACAGAAGGTAAAATATTTAAGGAATACGTGAAGGAGATTCCGGAATGGGCTATAGGCATTGCCAACAAAGAAGAATAG